The Pristiophorus japonicus isolate sPriJap1 chromosome 26, sPriJap1.hap1, whole genome shotgun sequence DNA segment cttttgcgcatgtcatggtgatccttgacctcctgaatcgtgggaattgagcgttgccatgccgttgctaaggatggccacactttacggcagaaggtcaaaaaaacttaacgctaccgcccattttatatcgctcgcggtaacgcccattttcaaaaatggagactaggcggtttgagaatgggtgagaagccggtgatctgaaaaccattttttaccacccacgccggaagtaatgcccatttttaggcgataaccacaaaagtggaagttctagccccagGTGTCCCTGAGTGACCGGAGAGACCAGGTGCCCCGGAGTGACCAGGTTTAATCGGAGAgaccaggggctagactttccattatttttgcatgcataccgctcacttaatgcccattttaatgctgaaatgaggtagaacgcccatatatcgcccatttagtcacaaaatggaaagtaatgcccatttctcggtcacttattggcGAGTGTTAGTTTCGGCATGAACTtaatgccgataaaaaataataccggcaCCCACATTTTTTGGGCTCAaaaatcagaatgggcgaacccaacgcccataatattgtccagcattactttcggcacgtaattaatgccgacatttaataataccgcccggccactgttttttgtcgtaaagatcacatttgccgaaactaatgcccagacaATCGCTCAGCGTtattttcggcacctcgcacacatctcgccgacaatatcgctcgccgaaaaaaccgttgtgaaaaagttgaactgacctgaactaatcacagcggtatagaCGGCATTTTGTAAATcgtaggtcgcatcatttaaaaggctgctctgcttcaacttcgggggagtttgaatgtactctggaggtcttttaaggtgatgtgaacatctgaacaaacatcttttcatagtgtggacgattggaatttactttaggtgtcttagtggggacatttattatttgtgaacaatcggtgtaatactgatagctattggaatggggcctgtcatttctcagcctctcttgatgaccacacacatgctgcagactcaagatggcagaaggtatcttcaacagcattatgtgcccaatgtaagacgtgtcaGACTgacgaggaggaccagacgttacactcccctCACTTAGAGGGAGAAGCAGtcctacctcaacttgtccgacaacacatgccttaggagactgcgcttccacaaagaggttatcagtgagatatgccagctcatcaggggagatgtgcagcctgccagcaccatcaggaccgcactgtctgtcgaggtcaacgtCACTGCgacactttcgttctacgcgtcgggttcctttcaccctcagctggagacatttgcgatatatctcagcatgccacacattgctgcattagacaggtcactgaagccctttatgcacgcaggatggactttatcagcttccctatgaccagggaggctcagactgagagggctttagaattctactgaattgctaacttccccaaggtgcagggagcaatagactgtatgcacatcgtcgtgagggcaataaggtggatgaattaactgtgcaaatagatgttaacaaatatgatgtgattgggattacggagacgtggctccaggatgatcagggctgggaacgcaacatccaggggtattcaacattcaggaagaatagaataaaaggaaaaggaagtggggtagcattgctggttaaagaggagattaatgcaatagttaggaaagacattagcttggatgatgtggaatctatatgggtagagctgcagaacaccaaagggcaaaaaacgttagtgggagttgtgtacagacctccaaacagtagtagtgatgttggggagggcatcaaacaggaaattaggagtgcatgcaataaaggtgcagcagttataatgggtgactttaatatgcacatagattgggctagccaaactggaagcaatacggtggaggaggatttcctggagtgcataagggatggttttctagaccaatatgtcgaggaaccaactaggagggaggccatcttagactgggtgttgtgtaatgagagaggattaattagcaatctcattgtgcgaggccccttggggaagagtgaccataatatggtggaattcttcattaggatggagaatgaaacagttaattcagagaccatggtccagaacttaaagaagggtaactttgaaggtatgaggcgtgaattggctaggatagagattggcgaatgatacttaaggggttgactgtggatgggcaatggcagacatttagagaccgcaatggatgaaatacaacaattgtacattcctgtctggcgtaaaaataaaaaagggaaggtgactcaaccgtggctatcaagggaaatcagggatagtattaaagccaaggaagtggcatataaattggccagaaatagcagcgaacctggggactgggagaaatgtagaactcagcagaggaggacaaagggtttgattagggcagggaaaatggagtacgagaagcagcttgcagggaacattaaggcggattgcaaaagtttctatagatatgtaaagagaaaaaggttagtaaagacaaacgtaggtcccctgcagtcagaatcaggggaagtcataacggggaacaaagaaatagcagaccaattgaacaagtactttggttcggtattcactaaggaggacacaaacaaccttccggatataaaaggggtcagagggtctagtaaggaggaggaacggagggaaatctttattagtcgggaaattgtgttggggaaattgatgggattgaaggccgataaatccccagggcctgatggactgcatcccagagtacttaaggaggtggccttggaaatagcggatgcattgacagtcattttccaacattccattgactctggatcagttcctatggagtggagggtagccaatgtaaccccactttttaaaaaggagggagagagaaaacagggaattatagaccggtcagcctgacctcagtagtgggtaaaatgatggaatcaattattaaggatgtcatagcagtgcatttggaaagaggtgacatgataggtccaagtcagcatggatttgtgaaagggaaatcatgcttgacaaatcttctggaattttttgaggatgtttccagtaaagtggacaagggagaaccagttgatgtggtatatttggactttcagaagactttcgacaaggtcccacacaagagattaatgtgcaaagttaaagcacatgggattgggggtagtgtgctgacgtggattgagaactggttgtcagacaggaagcaaagagtaggagtaaatgggtacttttcagaatggcatgcagtgactagtagggtaccacaaggttctgtgctggggccccagctgtttacattgtacgttaatgatttagacgaggggattaaatgtagtatctccaaatttgcggatgacactaagttgggtggcagtgtgagctgcgaggaggatgctatgaggctgcagagtgacttggataggttaggtgagtgggcaaatgcatggcagatgaagtataatgtggataaatgtgaggttatccactttggtggtaaaaacagagagacagactattatctgaatggtgacagattaggaaatggggagatgcaacgagacctgggtgttatggtatatcagttgaaggttggcatgcaggtacagcaggcagttaagaaagcaaatggcatgttggccttcatagcgaggggatttgagtacaggggcagagaggtgttgctacagttgtatagtgccttggtgaggccacacctggagtattgtgtacagttttggtctcctaacttgaggaaggacattcttgctattgagggagtgcagcgaagattcaccagactgattcctgggatggtgggactgacctatcaagaaagactggatcaactgggttgtattcactggagttcagaagaatgagaggggacctcatagaaacgtttaaaattctgatgggtttagacaggttagatgcaggaagaatgttcccaatgttggggaagtccagaaccaggggtcacagtctaaggataaggggtaagccatttaggaccgagatgagaaacttcttcacccagagagtggtgaacctgtggaattctctaccacagaaatttgttgaggccaattcactaaatatattcaaaagggagttagatgaagtccttactactagggggatcaaggggtatggcgagaaagcaggaagggggtactgaagttgcatgttcagccatgaactcattgaatggtggtgcaggctagaagggctgaatggcctacgcttgcacctattttctatgtttctatgtttctatgttttcacgatgcagaggtttttaggaatcgaaagggattccactccttgaatgtgcaactcgttgtcgaccaccagcaaattattatggcagtgaatgctaaatttccgggcagcatcctgcgtgagagcgctgtatctggcaTGTTTACTAGTCAGCCAGAAGATCAATGCTTGATGCTTGgtggcaaaggatatggcctcgtcacctgctgatgacccccctgcatgatacccacaccgaagccgagaagcgatacaacgagagccacagatccactcgcaatatcgtcgagaaaaccatcggagtgcttaagcagcgctttagatgcctggaccactcaggaggtgagctataatatcaccctgagcagatagctcaattcgtggtggtgtgctccatgctgcaagctggctatcaggaggggacaagaattgccagaaaggtctgacggtcctcctcttcctctcgctCCTGAGGCAGCAGACGCTGatctcgggccagacaatccaTGCCCCGgcccccctctagactgcaggaaagggcccgtggtggctacttagctgcaagactcttatgtcagcagctcataaatgagcgctttgcttgaaagaatgttggtggcattttcaaagctgcaacactgctgggtgtgcaggtcttaCATCAatagtgtgcatcaccttggtgacaattaaagtttaagttgattcaagttaagtgtaattatcccctttcattttaaggaatcaccagtgtgtaacagtgcagctatctgagacaaggttattttaaataaaaaacatttaatccgaccatttggctgaaatcataagtataactgtaaaAAAGACCCCACCgcaccacaacaaatttatcacatttacatcattacaatggtccccccatttccagcaaaccagaacacaaatgcaaaccaacaaggtagccccttgccccgaccctcccatcAAAAtaacagcagcaacctaaaaatatgccccagacaacacctgcggccatgcacctcactttccttcccccccgcccttctcctccccacctctaccccttcccctcctgactccaagccacctggctgaggagctcctcaggcactgcttcattgggagggatgatggcagaaccgctgcttggacagatacgagagaggacggtcctgaggtgggaacgtgctccgagccagaagcaagatcttcctcctggctatcatgtgtcattggcaacggggatgcggcaccttggggtgcagtgccgtgctctgggaccactgggagccctctgccaccagtgttcctggctaacagctcaagggcctcctccatcccttccatgttatatattatttattggacaaaaactcagtgccagctaccttcttgctgctggtgaatctccctcctgcctcccacaacagccaaacgttggaatcaattattaaagatgaaatagcagcgcatttggaaagcagtgacaggatcggtccaagtcagcatggatttatgaaagggaaatcatgcttgacaaatcttctagaatttttttaggacgtaactagtagagtggacaagggagaaccagtggatgtgttgtatttggactttcaaaaggcttttgacaaggtcccatacaagagattggtgtgcaaaattaaagcacatgatattgggggtaatgtattgacgtggatagagaactggttggcaggcaggaagcagagagtcgggataaatgggtccttttcagaatggcaggcagtgattagtggggtgccgcagggctcagtgctgggaccccagctatttacaacatacatcaatgatttagatgaagaaattgagagtaatatctctaaatttgcagatgacactgagctgggtggcggtgtgagctgtgaggaggatgctaagaggctgcaggttgacttggacaggttaggtgagtgggcaaatgcatggcagatgcagtataatgtggataaatatgaggttatccactttggtggtaaaaataggaaggcagaatattatctgaatggtggcagattaggaaaaggggaggtgcaatgagacctgggtgtcatggtacatcagtcattgaaggttggcatgcagatgcagcaggcggtgaagaaggcaaatggtatgttggccttcatagctaggggatttgagtataggagcagggaggtcttactgcagttgtacagggccttggtgaggcctcacctgaaatattgtgtccagttttgatctcctgatctgaggaacgacgttctgcgattgagggagtgcagcgaaggttcaccagactgattcccgggatggcaggactgacatatgaggagagactggatcgactaggcctgtattcactggagtttagaagaatgagaggggatctcatagaaacatataaaattctgacaggattggaaaggttagatgcaggaagaatgttcccaatgttgggaagtccagaaccaggggtcatagtctaaggataaggggtaagccatttaggatcgagatgaggaaaaacttcttctttcagagagttgttaacttgtggaattctcttccgcagagagtcgttgatgccagttcattagatatattcaagagggagttggatatggcccttacggctaaagggatcaaggggtatggagagaaagcaggaaaggggtactgaggtgaatgatcagccatgatcatattgaatggtggtgcaggctcgaagggccaaatggcctacttctgcacctattttctatgtttctatggttctatgtttcaaaCAAGCACACCCATACACGCTTTCATTCcctctctactccctctctctctgtctcctcttctgcgcatgtaatgatgacccctgaccttctgaaacgcggaaaacgagcattgccatgccgttggtatggttggcgacactttacggcagaaggtcagaaattaTTAACgataacacccatttcagatcgttcgcggtaacgcacatttaaaaaaatggaaagttagagtTTTGGAAATGGCCGatgtcaaaacccatatttaccacccacgctggaaataacgcccatttttagccGATTTGcataaaagtggaaagtctagccccaggtgTCCCGGAGTAACCAGGTGTCCTGGAGAGACCAGGTGTCCTGGAGAGACCAGGTGTGACCGGAGTGACCAGGTGTCGTGGAGTGACCAGGTGTCGTGGAGTGACCAGGTGTGACCGGAGTGACCAGGTGTCGTGGAGTGACCAGGTGTCCCAGAGTGACCAGGTGTCCCAGAGTGACCAGGTGTCGTGGAGTGACCAGGTGTCCTGGAGTGACCAGGTGTGACCGGAGTGACCAGGTGTCCCGGAGTGACCAGGTGTCCCGGAGTGACCAGGTGTCCCAGAGAGACCACGTGTCCCGGAGTGACCAGGAGTGACCGGAGGGACCAGGTGTCCCGGACTGACCAGGAGTGACCGAAGGGACCAGGTGTGACTGGATCTGAAACTTTTTAACCTGCTCCTCCTCCAATGCTCCCACCTGGAGGCCCGAATTGTGCTGGAATACTACTTTTAAGGGCAGTTGCTGCATTTCAGATAGCTTACCCAAATGGGCATTTATCCACTTGAGTGTTGACAGCAAGCCatcaaggtgggtgggtgggtggcggggggggggggggggcggggtggcggaGGACAGAAGAAATCACGTGCGCGCCATGTACTATTCAGAATGAGACCATCTGCAGCAGAGATCACTGGCAAAAAAAGACTTACTTTTCTATAGCAAAGTTCAGagcctcaggttgtcccaaagcgctttacagccaatgaagtacttttggagtgtagtcactgttgtaatgtgggaaacatggcagccaatttgtgcacagcaagctctcacaaacagcaatgcgataattaacggataatctgtttttagtgatgttggttgaggggtaaatattggtgcaggacaccgggaagaactcccctgctcttctaccatTTTTATGCGCACTtgcaagagcagatggggcctcggtttaacgtctcatctgaaagacggcatctctgaccatgcagcactccctcagtactgcactggagcatcagcctagatcattggcccaaatctctggagtgggacttaaacccacaaccttctgactcaggggtgagggtgctacccactgagccatggctgactgaATAGCAAAAGTGATAGGAGTGATATTTTTTACCTCCTCCATTTAGGTGCACTGACTATTGCTCAAACTGAGATTCTCTGGCCTAGAAATCCATCTCGGCCTGATAATTgttttaatttattcgttcatgggatgtgggcaaggccagcatttattgcccatccctaactgtcctcCATTTCAGAGTGCAGgttggagtcaaccacattgctgtgggtctggagtcatgtaggggccagaccgggtaaaggcggcagatttccttccctaaaggacattagtgaaccagatgggttttttatgacaatccgatagtttcatggttaccattactgacattggctttttaattccagatttatttattaactgaatttaaattccccagctgccgtggtgggatttgaacacatgtctccggattattagtcgaggcctctggattactggcccagtaacattaccactttgCTACTGTTCCCTTTATTGCAGTTGATGGGACTTGATACCGggcatcgggctcaattttccacatgggtgatCTTTGGCGCAGTTGAAGAGATACGTACGAtttttttagtggcccaaatgtgcccaaaaaaatccaagtttcgccaGAAGTAACTTAGAATTTGGAGCGGTGCAGATTGGCCTTAAGCttggtgggtggagcttaaggcctgcgccaaaaactgatgttgctagggtaacgagggacgctcaGAAGGGCTGAGGTTAGAAACTGAAAAAGGCTGAGGCTGAGCTGGAAACTGAAGCCGCTGCCATCCCGAGCCGAAAGGACCCCTGCCGGTGAGGGATGGCAGCGGGCCGGtgcgtgcggggtcctttcggccgggaaggcagcgggccgaccTGCACCTATCCCAAGCCGAAATGACCCACCCCCTCCACCTACCTGCCCTGTCTTCagcctcccagtctgctcccccacccctagccctggctgaagggcttgctggtgcattctcccgcccttagcccaggccgagtggcctcccgttccactcccccgcccttagcCCAGGTCGAGTGATCTCCCCCCCCATCCACCTCCCggaccccgcacctaactacacccgaaaggcttcccccactccctctccctccctccacctctctcttcctcccacacctctctctctccccctctctcttacctttcctgctgctggtgtctgggcatctgctgcacttacctgcgccggtttccttacctgcgccggtttctttaactctccgcatgggttttctcgagtggccacatacgctgacgtaagtaagaaatggagtaactattagctggccaaagtttcctaactggccagaattggcgtaggtgggtaacacccccttttgagcaTAAAAAACTGTACCTAAAAGAactgtaactaagtcagttacgctggtgcaaattgattggggaaactgggaatttttaagttaggacagaaaaagcagcctactccaaaaaaaacggagcaaattcTGGGGAAAATCGAGCCCATTGTGTGTAATGCACGGCCGTTTTGCATCACTTCCCGGGACAAATTTCTAGTCCTCTAACTTTTACAAGCTGGAGATTTTGCTTTCCAATATTCATTTAAAACATAATACAACCTGCTACCCTTCAACCTACTGAAAATTCATCCAGATTGAAACCTGTACACGGCAGGCTGTGAGTCGAGATGTTATTCGAAATTcgaatataagaacacaagaattaggaacaggagtaggccattttgcccctcgagcctgctccgccattcaataagatcatggccgatcttcccacactatccccatatcccttacttCCCTTAGTTCTCAAAACTTTATCgacctccgtcttgaatatacccaataactgagcatgcacagctctctgggatagagaattccaaagacccacaaccctttgagtgaagaaatttctcctcataagaacataagaaataggagcaggagtaggccgcacagcctctcgagcctgctccaccattcaataagatcatggcccagaaattgcggtcggaggcttcccgcaggcaatcgcctccgacctgaaacatttttacgaaagtacctggtggtccgggaggagcgtgggattccggtgggggggggggccttctcttcccgcgctacagagcgcgctcccgtcctccaggttcccgcggagacggtgcagtcacgtgtgactgctcagccaatcagggacagtattccacagctttctcattaatagcagtgGGAACACCATATCTACACGCTCATTgccattaatgagaaaaaaaacccaaacacactaaacaccataataaaaaataaaaaacacacctcacataatttaaattaattgaaattaaacttaataaatgccttagaaaaaaatacttttccaatttttaaaaaagttttgtaattagggttaaaaataaacttgagtttttaacaataaaatgtttttttaatttaattatatttttgtatgtttttaaactcttacgcctgtaacagtaggctatgcttttatcaggcacaagagttttgaggacatttgcgggatatgggtaaatcccacaatcttgcccgtgcgaatgtccttgctcccgagatacggaggctctgtcgagctggagctggagcctgacagatcggaaaagccggttttcggttcatgcgcattgtgcgccgaaaacctgcttttgcgatgccttcccgggtccgtacacgccccgtacacactccgtacacatcccgtacacatcccgtcgtacacaccccgtataatcTCTGTATACAACCCGTACacgctctgtacacactccgtacacactccgtacacgccccatacacgccccgtacacaccccgtacggactccatacacaccccgtacacaccccgtacacactccgtacggaccccatacacagcctgtacacaccccgtacatactctgtacacgccccttacacaccccgtacgtGCCCCTTATGCACCCCgcacgcaccccgtacacactccatacacgccccgtacacgctcaGTACGGACCCGGGCAGGCCAGAATTTCAATGTCTGAGcatcgaccttaactccaccttcccgccataTCTCATGATTCCcccagagtctaaaaatctatctacttcagccttgaatatattcagaaccctctgaatgaagaagttcttcctcatctcagttttaaatggccaaccccttatcctgagactatgccccctggttctagacactccagcccgggggaaacaacctctcagcatctaccctgtcaatccccctcagattcttctaaactccagagagaatggcccaatctacacaatctctcatcatacgacagccccctcatcccaggaatgaatctagTGAACCTCGGttacaccgcctccaaggcaagcatATCTTTCCTTAgacaaggagaccagaactgtgcacagtgctccaggtgtggtcgcatCAAGGCCCTTTACGATAACATTTTATACCTAAAAGGGATGAAACGGGCCCAGTTGTCTGTGTGAAACTGCAGCAATGAACATTCAGTGCTTATGTTGTTTGTGTGTTTTCAGGCGTGAGGAGGCGACAGATTCCGCAGAGTGCTGGCGTGTGCTGTTTTACCTGTGGAATCTGAGGCATAACCTAGACCAGCGGCGCCGCTGTCAAAGTGCGACGTCAAGCCGTTGGTAAACCGGGACCTACCGGTGAGGGAAATGCTTCACTGAAGAGAAATCAAGAAGTGTTTTCCAGTAATTGTCTTTTTGTTGCTGTTTCTATCGATCGCGGACCAGCTCAGCCTTGAGGAACCTGGTACAAAACATGCCCGCCAAAACCCCCATGTACCTAAAGACATCGACCCCCAAACGGGGCAAGAAACTGAGGCTGCGCGACGTTCTGTCTGGGGACATGATCAGCCCGCCACTGGGCGACTTCCGCCACAGTGCCCACATCGGGACGGGCGGCGAAGGCGACATGTTCGGGGACATCTCCTTCCTGCAGGGCAAGTATGACCTTCTTCCCAACCTCAGCCGGCGGCCAACATCCCAGAGCACCGAGCGAGGGCTGGATGGCGGCTACAGCTACCAGCGACCTTTCAGCAACGGCGCAGGGGGCTACCCAACCCTGCTGAAGAACGCCGTCTCCCTCCCGGCGTTCGGTGGCGTGCACGACAGCCAAGGTCAGGAGCAAGCGCCTCCAAAGCCTCCCAGACTGCACCTGGAGGAAGTCGCGGGTCAGAGGCCAATGTCGGTCAGCTGCACGGCAGAGTGCTTCCACAGCCGCAACGACATGTCCGCCATTCCGGCATTCGGCAAAACAGCCGGCTCATCCGCTTCCTTATTGGCTGAATCAAACACCTCCTCGGAATGTTCGGTGGTGGGCATTGGGCAGGTAGACGGGAAGAGAGCCTTAATCTTCAGCAGCGACATGTCCCTCAACAACGAGAGCCTTTTCCCTTCCGACTCCTACCTGAGTGGTTCCGAATCCTCCCTTGGGTTGGATCTCGACCTGGGACCTTCAATACTGGACGATGTCCTCAGAATTATGGACGGGTACAAGATGCAGTAAGATAAGGAAATCTGGGCATCTCTGAGATGTCTGCCAGTCGTAGGAAAATATCGGAGGACAGAAGACCTTCGGTCCAAACTGAATCCTGTCATTGGCTGGTGACAGACCAAAGCAATCCTGACTTGACTCTCAGTCTGAGAGCAAACATAGAAACGTCACATTTTGTATCTACACGACTTTATCGCTTTCTAAACTGGAACTCCATCCACA contains these protein-coding regions:
- the LOC139239244 gene encoding cdc42 effector protein 2 produces the protein MPAKTPMYLKTSTPKRGKKLRLRDVLSGDMISPPLGDFRHSAHIGTGGEGDMFGDISFLQGKYDLLPNLSRRPTSQSTERGLDGGYSYQRPFSNGAGGYPTLLKNAVSLPAFGGVHDSQGQEQAPPKPPRLHLEEVAGQRPMSVSCTAECFHSRNDMSAIPAFGKTAGSSASLLAESNTSSECSVVGIGQVDGKRALIFSSDMSLNNESLFPSDSYLSGSESSLGLDLDLGPSILDDVLRIMDGYKMQ